One Sesamum indicum cultivar Zhongzhi No. 13 linkage group LG14, S_indicum_v1.0, whole genome shotgun sequence genomic window, CctttactttttcaaaaaattacacacacaccctaAAAATATTAGCATCATTATACAAACTCCCTCTGTTTTTTGGTTGTCAGggataatttctataattatgtcGAGTTGAgcaaaaaattacttaaattaacCGAACTCATGCGTCGAACCAGGTCTTGAACACTTCACTCGTCGCCCCCcacaactcgtgagacaggaaaacaaTGAACGcgttcctttgttcacaataatggtgcaaCTTTCCTCTATTCTAagtgtgccacgactcgtaaAACCACACTTAGGTAGTGGTAGTTTTCTCACTATattgttgtggatggaaggcttggataGATCAAAACAATTTAGATCCAAGTCCACtataggcctaatatttaacttggtcaaaccaagtgagagttaggTTTGAGTGTTTGATTGAGACCTCCTCACATAATAACATTACATGCcaaataacattaaatacaaaaaagcaTTAAACACATtgcatgcaaaatagctaagcATACCCCTGTGGGATGATTACAAGTCCAATCTATGCTACCCACTaagcccgcagtgagtctagGGTCTGTCCaaggtggccctatgctattacaaaagtaACCTAcccattaatatataaatgagcCTTGTAATTACTCCGTGGGCCTCCTTCTCCATGGTTTTGctttattacaaaaacaaaatcctCATAAAAAAATCCTATATTACTCTCGTTAtaactgaaaaaaaattccGATCGGAAGTCGGGGGGAGTACATAATGGAGATGATAACAAgctttattattccaaggcaaaaaatgagagaaggggagagaagaaaattaaaagggCGTACGAGCCGACCCAACAAACATAACACATACAAGTGGCACGGTTCTGTGATCATCCATCATCAAATAACATACAtttcatgtaaaaaatatagaccatgatatccaatatcgTAAAAGTAAATCATACaaagaaaacacaaattcGCAAGTAGCAACTAAAAGGATGATCCAAAAACCATGTGCATCGAATGCACACATTACACAGaattaatcttgtaatttaatttaggacTTACTTTGATTTATTCACTGGGTAGACAAGTACCGGGCCATTATTTGTGTCTGTTAGAATGCTGCCAAAAACACCTTCAGCAAAGCTGTGTATTTTGCTTCTTGGAACAAGTAGATTGAGCCATGGGTATGGAAGTTCCCAAAGTCCTTTTGACCGTAGTTTTAGTTCTGCAGCATGGACCCTGTCCAAGAATTCTACGTATGAAACTTCTGTAACAAAGAGTGTTGAGGGGATGTAGCTTAATTGAGATAATAAGGACTTAATTTCCTGcatagataaaaaagaaattggataTTAGCAAACATTTTTGGGTATGTCTCTGATCACCAGACCTGTCTATGTAATCAAAGGTGTTCTCTGCAGATATTAAATGCTCTTGGTCTCTCGCAAAAGTGGAGAAATCTGAATAAAGCACTCTGATTCACTTTACCTGTGAACAGTTTAAATGCAAGCTTATCAAGCTGTTTCAGCTATTGTAAAGGGTTGCAATTATCTTTTGACAGGATTAGAGAATCTTTACCATCTTTGGTGCTGGTTCTAAAGAGATTCTTGCTCGAGTTATTATACCAAACTGGCCAAGTCCACCCAGGACAGCATGAAAGAAGTCAGCATTCTTCTCCTCTGAACATACTACCACTTCTCCTTTCCTGCATCAAGCTTATTGATTTTAGAGTGATGATATTcagtaattacataaacttaaGAGTTGTCTGTATGTTATGTTTGATCTTTCATGAAAACATGGGCCTTTACAAGAAAGCTGGGCATTAATTATTCCTATACTTACGAGTCGCCGCTTCCTGTCGGCCGTCTTGCTGTTCAGCTAGCCGACAAGGCTCAGgtttagtttaatttcttgtttctcgtAGTTGTTTGGTGGTTTATTTTGTGGAGCATTGTCTAATTGAGAGTTAGGATGTTACCCATCTTTCTGGTCCAATTaccttcaatttctttgtctttcttcttttctcctcATGATCAATTGACTGggatttctctttcttttctcctgAGCTTTCTTCCATGCGTCAATTGCAAAAACTTTATTGTTGCTTGAATTTATTACTTAGTATCTGGTTTTTCATTATCGCAATGCAGGTATGCACACAGCGGTCATGGAAATGACCATATGGTGTTGGCCTGCTGGTTGGTGGTCTAGATGAATCCGGAGTTCACCTCTATTACAACTGTCCAAGCGGTAATTACTTCGAATACCAAGCATTTGCTATTGGATCTCGGTTACAGGCTGCAAAGACATACCTAGAACGGAAGTTTGAGGGTTTCATGGACTCATCACGAGAAAATCTGATCAAGGATGCACTATTTGCAGTAAGGGAGACCTTACAAGGAGAGAAATTGATGAGTGCGATTTGCACAATTGCCGTATTGGGGGTAGGGGAGGCATTTCATATATTGGATCAGGAAATCGTGCGTGATCAATGAATTCGAGGTAGTTGGTGAAGAGCATGATCAGGAAACCGTgcatttcatatattaaacatacaatatttgtacatatacacatatctatatataaaaatatatataaaagagatatgattaacaataacaatgatttttgtctcccgaatctcaacatcaaacctacaccacttattttaaaatattttaaattacctcaaaatacaaattcaaaacatGCAATCTATcttcaacaaatttacttatctctatttttctctctttatttccaaaacacaaaacaaacactcgaaacacaaatccaaacattacgttgggttttttatttttgatttttttgtttatttaggTTTGGGTCAATAGAAAAAGGGGTATGGCTGCCACCCTTCAACAATTCGTTGGGGTTTAGTGCCACATGACACTCGAAGTcgattaaaatattctttatttcaactgactcaaataaattttaacccttaaaaaaatgtgatgaaaaataaattttctgaataataataaattaatttattaaggatcatcgctaatattaatataataatcaagAGGTATCGTGTCACAATTATGATCCTcgaaaaattagataaaatctGACTAAATCAATAAAGccattttagaattttcaagggtACTTTTGGCGTCAACATTTTGGAAATCGGAAAATAGGAGATGAGATATCAATGTAATGATGTCggtattttttattggtgtatgtatattattaaaaaaaatacatgtaaatttatatacttgtACTATAGGTCAGTGgataatttttcgaaaagAATATAACTCACTTGGAcgcacaaaaaaattagacaaacTTCAGTCACGCACAACAATCAACTTTGTGACGTATCAGACAAGCTCTGACGtgatttttattacatatatgtttTGAGACATCCTTCAAATATGTCCATCATGCCATCAAACATGTGAAAACTCAGAATTATGAACACGCCAACTTCAACTTGAAGGCGAAGCCTAAGGTCCGATACAGCGTCCAACGAATCTCCAACAAGATACTCGTCATATTTTTGAGTGTCGGTGCATCCTGActgaataattacaaaataacaaCGAAAGAAAGGATGACAGATTAAGTGCAGAGAAAACAAGCGCCTAACAAGGAAATAAGAAACTCATTCCACATTCATGGTGAAGAGGCCAGAATAGCTGGGAACTTGTCTACAATGAGGAAGGAAAGGAAGCTAAGGCCATCATACGGCATGAAATGTATTTCTAGCTAANNNNNNNNNNNNNNNNNNNNNNNGagtaaattgtttttttattagtggtggggg contains:
- the LOC110013116 gene encoding LOW QUALITY PROTEIN: cytokinin dehydrogenase 1-like (The sequence of the model RefSeq protein was modified relative to this genomic sequence to represent the inferred CDS: substituted 1 base at 1 genomic stop codon), which gives rise to KGEVVVCSEEKNADFFHAVLGGLGQFGIITRARISLEPAPKMVKXIRVLYSDFSTFARDQEHLISAENTFDYIDSYIPSTLFVTEVSYVEFLDRVHAAELKLRSKGLWELPYPWLNLLVPRSKIHSFAEGVFGSILTDTNNGPVLVYPVNKSK